The following are from one region of the Streptomyces fradiae genome:
- the afsQ1 gene encoding two-component system response regulator AfsQ1 gives MPFLLLIEDDDAIRTALELSLSRQGHRVATAATGEDGLKLLKEQRPDLVVLDVMLPGIDGFEVCRRIRRTDQLPIILLTARSDDIDVVVGLESGADDYVVKPVQGRVLDARIRAVLRRGEREATDSATFGSLVIDRSAMTVTKNGEDLQLTPTELRLLLELSRRPGQALSRQQLLRLVWEHDYLGDSRLVDACVQRLRAKVEDVPSSPTLIRTVRGVGYRLDVPA, from the coding sequence GTGCCTTTCCTGTTGCTGATCGAGGACGACGACGCCATCCGCACGGCCCTCGAACTCTCCCTGTCACGCCAGGGCCACCGTGTGGCCACCGCGGCGACGGGCGAGGACGGCCTGAAGCTGTTGAAGGAACAGCGGCCGGACCTGGTCGTGCTGGACGTGATGCTGCCCGGCATCGACGGTTTCGAGGTGTGCCGGCGCATCCGGCGCACGGACCAGTTGCCGATCATCCTGCTGACGGCCCGCAGCGACGACATCGACGTGGTCGTGGGCCTGGAGTCGGGTGCCGACGACTACGTGGTGAAGCCCGTGCAGGGCCGGGTGCTCGACGCCCGGATCCGCGCGGTGCTGCGGCGCGGCGAGCGGGAGGCCACCGACTCGGCCACCTTCGGCTCGCTGGTGATCGACCGCTCCGCGATGACCGTGACGAAGAACGGGGAGGACCTGCAGCTCACGCCGACCGAGCTGCGGCTGCTCCTGGAGCTGAGCCGCCGTCCCGGCCAGGCCCTGTCGCGCCAGCAGCTGCTGCGGCTCGTCTGGGAGCACGACTACCTGGGCGACTCGCGCCTGGTCGACGCCTGTGTGCAGCGGCTGCGCGCCAAGGTGGAGGACGTGCCGTCCTCGCCGACCCTGATCCGTACCGTACGGGGCGTGGGCTATCGGCTGGACGTCCCTGCGTGA
- a CDS encoding VanZ family protein, with the protein MQRQGSGGSGSSGGSVAVVVRVAGFVLLLAHLLLVAWVTLRPRDVAWVTAPNLTPLAGIRGDLALGPVEAFRRIGGGLLLLAPLGVLLPMCEGRLTVSPWASLTRTTAAGALVSLAIELLQTAVPGQVVDVDSVLLNTAGVAFAHLLFVPATRARLRRGPRGGRRSAGRTPGAAASGGAGPVSSSGRSPRVASQGPTPTIPRVGIAP; encoded by the coding sequence GTGCAGCGTCAAGGTTCGGGCGGTTCGGGCAGTTCCGGCGGCAGTGTCGCCGTGGTCGTACGCGTGGCGGGGTTCGTCCTTCTCCTCGCGCATCTGCTGCTCGTCGCCTGGGTGACGCTCCGGCCCCGGGACGTGGCATGGGTGACCGCGCCCAATCTGACCCCGCTGGCGGGAATCCGGGGCGATCTGGCGCTCGGCCCGGTCGAGGCGTTCCGGCGGATCGGCGGCGGGCTGCTGCTCCTGGCCCCGCTCGGGGTGCTGCTTCCGATGTGCGAGGGGCGGCTCACGGTCTCGCCGTGGGCGTCGCTGACCCGGACCACGGCGGCCGGGGCGCTGGTGTCGCTGGCGATCGAGCTGTTGCAGACGGCGGTGCCGGGGCAGGTCGTGGACGTGGACTCGGTGCTCCTGAACACGGCGGGTGTCGCCTTCGCGCATCTGCTGTTCGTGCCGGCGACGCGGGCCCGGCTGCGGCGCGGTCCGCGCGGCGGACGGCGTTCCGCGGGCCGTACGCCGGGGGCCGCCGCTTCGGGTGGTGCGGGCCCGGTCTCCTCCTCGGGGAGGAGCCCCAGGGTCGCTTCTCAGGGGCCGACCCCGACGATTCCCAGGGTCGGGATCGCCCCGTAG
- a CDS encoding sigma-70 family RNA polymerase sigma factor — protein MAMTTGDLKSDDLEKYRTELTGYCYRMLGSAFEAEDAVQDTMVRAWRSLDSFEGRSSLRSWLYRIATNVCLDSLNAGNRRARPMDLTDPTPVAQARLNERPEITWLEPVPDGRVLPSVADPAETAVSRETVRLAFVAALQHLPPKQRAVLILREVLAWKAAEVAELLGLTVASVNSALQRARATIAEHAPATSDAADPLDEEQKALLERYVAAFEGYDMQALTALLHEDATMSMPPYDLWLRGHEDIVGWMLGVGEVCRGSKLVPTVANGQPAFAHYHPDPEGGFAPWALIVLQLNDGKIGGMDFFLDTKRWFPLFDLPERLPA, from the coding sequence ATGGCCATGACGACCGGCGACCTGAAGTCGGACGACCTGGAGAAGTACCGCACGGAGCTGACCGGTTACTGCTACCGGATGCTCGGTTCCGCCTTCGAGGCGGAGGACGCGGTGCAGGACACCATGGTGCGCGCCTGGCGTTCGCTCGACTCCTTCGAGGGGCGCTCCTCGCTGCGGTCCTGGCTGTACCGGATCGCGACCAATGTGTGCCTGGACTCGCTGAACGCGGGGAACCGGCGGGCCCGGCCGATGGATCTGACGGACCCGACGCCGGTCGCGCAGGCCCGGCTCAACGAGCGGCCCGAGATCACCTGGCTGGAGCCGGTGCCGGACGGGCGGGTGCTGCCGTCGGTGGCGGACCCCGCGGAGACGGCGGTCTCGCGCGAGACGGTGCGGCTCGCCTTCGTGGCCGCGCTGCAGCACCTGCCGCCGAAGCAGCGGGCGGTGCTCATCCTGCGCGAGGTGCTCGCGTGGAAGGCGGCCGAGGTCGCCGAGCTGCTCGGGCTGACGGTCGCCTCCGTCAACAGCGCGCTGCAGCGGGCCCGGGCCACGATCGCCGAGCACGCCCCGGCCACCTCGGACGCGGCGGACCCGCTGGACGAGGAGCAGAAGGCGCTGCTCGAGCGCTATGTGGCGGCCTTCGAGGGGTACGACATGCAGGCGCTCACCGCGCTCCTCCACGAGGACGCGACGATGTCCATGCCGCCGTACGACCTGTGGCTGCGGGGCCACGAGGACATCGTGGGCTGGATGCTCGGCGTCGGTGAGGTGTGCCGCGGCTCGAAGCTGGTCCCGACCGTGGCGAACGGCCAGCCGGCCTTCGCGCACTACCACCCGGACCCGGAGGGCGGCTTCGCGCCGTGGGCGCTGATCGTGCTCCAGCTGAACGACGGGAAGATCGGCGGGATGGACTTCTTCCTGGACACCAAGCGCTGGTTCCCGCTGTTCGACCTGCCGGAGCGGCTGCCCGCCTGA
- a CDS encoding L,D-transpeptidase, which yields MGSTGRRRAGIGLAVTSLVVPMTVALGAAPAQAASYCNTTTGPYQKQVEKFLGRTVDGRQSLADCRAIQAFQAKHGITPTAGYAGVITWRTMSTMLAQKAAGTNPNKDRKCPTNKGRIACVDLTRQLSWIQDGSRLKYGPVPVRTGKDGTETRTGAKKIYWRNINHWSTLYHVSMPYSQFFDGGQAFHSTTKSMWNPPGSGGCVNMRSADAKAYWNLLRNGDDVFVYGRKPGT from the coding sequence ATGGGAAGCACGGGGCGGAGGAGAGCCGGCATCGGCCTCGCGGTGACGTCCCTGGTGGTGCCGATGACGGTGGCCCTCGGCGCCGCCCCGGCGCAGGCCGCGTCGTACTGCAACACGACGACCGGCCCGTACCAGAAGCAGGTGGAGAAGTTCCTCGGCCGGACGGTCGACGGGCGCCAGTCGCTCGCCGACTGCCGGGCGATCCAGGCCTTCCAGGCCAAGCACGGGATCACCCCGACCGCCGGGTACGCCGGGGTGATCACCTGGCGCACCATGTCGACGATGCTCGCGCAGAAGGCGGCCGGGACCAACCCCAACAAGGACCGCAAGTGTCCGACGAACAAGGGCCGGATCGCCTGCGTCGACCTGACCCGCCAGCTCAGCTGGATCCAGGACGGCTCGCGCCTGAAGTACGGCCCGGTGCCGGTGCGCACCGGCAAGGACGGCACGGAGACCCGTACCGGCGCCAAGAAGATCTACTGGCGCAACATCAACCACTGGTCGACGCTCTACCACGTCTCGATGCCGTACTCGCAGTTCTTCGACGGCGGGCAGGCCTTCCACTCGACCACCAAGTCCATGTGGAACCCGCCGGGTTCGGGCGGCTGCGTCAACATGCGGTCCGCCGACGCGAAGGCGTACTGGAACCTGCTCAGGAACGGTGACGACGTGTTCGTGTACGGGCGGAAGCCCGGCACCTGA
- a CDS encoding PspC domain-containing protein, translating into MAAIVRPREGRMLGGVCAALARRFGISATAMRVIFLASCLLPGPQFLLYLALWVLLPGEKTASAAW; encoded by the coding sequence ATGGCCGCGATTGTCCGCCCCCGCGAAGGTCGCATGCTCGGCGGAGTGTGCGCGGCGCTGGCCCGGCGCTTCGGCATATCGGCGACGGCGATGCGCGTGATCTTCCTGGCCTCGTGTCTGCTGCCCGGCCCGCAGTTCCTGCTCTACCTGGCGCTGTGGGTGCTGCTGCCGGGCGAGAAGACCGCGAGCGCGGCCTGGTAG
- a CDS encoding adenosine deaminase has product MTSQIPSTPSADQIRRAPKVLLHDHLDGGLRPGTIIELAREQGYENLPETEPDKLGIWFREAADSGSLPRYLETFAHTCAVMQTREALFRVAAECAADLAEDGVVYAEVRYAPEQHLEGGLTLEEVVEAVNEGFREGERRARANGHRIRVGALLTAMRHAARALEIAELANRYRDTGVVGFDIAGAEAGFPPTRHLDAFEYLKRENNHFTIHAGEAFGLPSIWQALQWCGADRLGHGVRIIDDIEVADDGSVTLGRLAAYVRDKRIPLEMCPTSNLQTGAATSYKEHPIGLLRKLHFRATVNTDNRLMSGTSMSREFEFLVEAFGYTLDDMQWFTVNAMKSAFIPFDERLAMINDVIKPGYAELKSEWLFQQTATTSESSAHTG; this is encoded by the coding sequence ATGACGAGCCAGATCCCCAGCACCCCCTCCGCGGACCAGATCCGCCGCGCCCCGAAGGTCCTGCTGCACGACCACCTCGACGGCGGGCTGCGCCCCGGCACGATCATCGAACTCGCCCGTGAGCAGGGCTACGAGAACCTTCCGGAGACCGAGCCGGACAAGCTCGGCATCTGGTTCCGGGAGGCCGCCGACTCCGGCTCGCTCCCGCGCTACCTGGAGACGTTCGCGCACACCTGCGCCGTCATGCAGACCCGCGAGGCCCTGTTCCGGGTCGCCGCCGAGTGCGCCGCCGACCTCGCCGAGGACGGCGTCGTCTACGCCGAGGTGCGGTACGCCCCCGAGCAGCACCTGGAGGGCGGGCTCACCCTCGAAGAGGTCGTCGAGGCCGTCAACGAGGGCTTCCGCGAGGGCGAGCGGCGGGCCCGCGCCAACGGGCACCGGATCCGGGTCGGCGCCCTGCTCACCGCGATGCGGCACGCCGCCCGCGCCCTGGAGATCGCCGAACTCGCCAACCGCTACCGCGACACCGGCGTCGTCGGCTTCGACATCGCGGGCGCCGAGGCCGGCTTCCCGCCCACCCGCCACCTCGACGCCTTCGAGTACCTGAAGCGGGAGAACAACCACTTCACCATCCACGCCGGCGAGGCCTTCGGCCTGCCGTCGATCTGGCAGGCCCTCCAGTGGTGCGGCGCCGACCGGCTCGGCCACGGCGTGCGGATCATCGACGACATCGAGGTCGCCGACGACGGCTCGGTCACCCTGGGCCGGCTCGCCGCCTACGTCCGGGACAAGCGCATCCCGCTGGAGATGTGCCCGACCTCCAATCTGCAGACCGGCGCCGCGACCTCCTACAAGGAGCACCCCATCGGGCTGCTGCGCAAGCTGCACTTCCGCGCCACGGTCAACACCGACAACCGGCTGATGAGCGGCACCAGCATGAGCCGGGAATTCGAATTCCTGGTCGAGGCATTCGGTTACACGCTCGACGACATGCAGTGGTTCACGGTCAATGCGATGAAATCAGCGTTCATTCCTTTCGATGAACGACTCGCCATGATCAACGACGTCATCAAGCCGGGATACGCCGAGCTGAAGTCCGAATGGCTGTTCCAGCAGACCGCCACCACCAGCGAGTCTTCCGCCCACACGGGCTGA
- a CDS encoding MFS transporter — protein sequence MPSASTKAAATRAVADASLASAASTEDTRLSPGRPGYRRMSLALFAAGVATFALLYSTQALLPAVSAAFGATASAASWTVSAATGALALCVLPLSALSERYGRRSMMTASLAVAVAVGLLVPLAPNLETLIALRAVQGAALAGVPASAMAFLAEEVRPKALVAAIGLFVAGNSIGGMSGRIVTGWVAQLWGWRAGLAAVGLMAAVCALAFRALLPKARHFSPGTLNPKALAKTVRGHLADPLLVRLYAIGALFMTVFGAVYTVIGYRLVEAPFSLPQGVVGSIFLVYLVGTVSSAAAGKLVGRLGRRGALYLAVSTTAAGLLLSLADALPPVLAGLVLITAGFFAGHAVASSSVSRTAKTGRAQASALYQSAYYLGSSVGGTLGAVAFHAGGWAGTVVIGLVAVLGVVSITLYGTHSARVAARQPRVARA from the coding sequence ATGCCTTCCGCCAGTACCAAGGCGGCCGCCACCCGCGCGGTCGCCGACGCAAGCCTTGCCTCAGCCGCCTCCACCGAAGACACCCGCCTCTCCCCCGGCCGGCCCGGCTACCGCCGGATGAGCCTCGCGCTGTTCGCCGCCGGAGTGGCCACCTTCGCCCTCCTGTACTCCACCCAGGCCCTGCTCCCCGCGGTCTCGGCGGCCTTCGGCGCCACCGCGTCGGCGGCCTCCTGGACGGTCTCCGCCGCGACCGGCGCGCTCGCCCTGTGCGTGCTCCCGCTCAGCGCGCTGTCCGAGCGCTACGGCCGCCGCTCGATGATGACCGCCTCCCTCGCGGTCGCCGTCGCCGTCGGGCTGCTCGTCCCGCTCGCGCCGAACCTGGAGACCCTGATCGCGCTGCGCGCCGTACAGGGCGCCGCGCTGGCCGGCGTACCGGCCTCGGCGATGGCCTTCCTGGCCGAGGAGGTACGGCCGAAGGCGCTGGTCGCCGCGATCGGTCTGTTCGTGGCGGGCAACTCCATCGGCGGCATGAGCGGCCGCATCGTCACCGGCTGGGTCGCCCAGCTGTGGGGCTGGCGGGCCGGGCTGGCGGCGGTCGGTCTGATGGCGGCGGTGTGCGCGCTCGCCTTCCGGGCGCTGCTGCCGAAGGCCCGGCACTTCTCGCCCGGCACGCTGAACCCCAAGGCGCTGGCGAAGACCGTGCGCGGGCACCTCGCGGACCCGCTGCTCGTACGTCTGTACGCGATCGGCGCGCTGTTCATGACGGTGTTCGGCGCGGTCTACACCGTGATCGGCTACCGGCTCGTCGAGGCGCCGTTCTCGCTCCCGCAGGGTGTGGTCGGCTCGATCTTCCTGGTCTACCTGGTCGGTACGGTCTCCTCGGCGGCGGCGGGCAAGCTGGTCGGCCGGCTCGGCCGGCGCGGGGCGCTGTACCTCGCCGTGTCGACGACGGCGGCCGGTCTGCTGCTCTCCCTCGCCGACGCGCTGCCGCCCGTCCTGGCGGGTCTGGTCCTCATCACGGCGGGCTTCTTCGCCGGGCACGCGGTCGCCTCGTCCTCGGTGAGCCGGACCGCGAAGACGGGCCGCGCGCAGGCCTCGGCGCTCTACCAGTCCGCGTACTACCTGGGCAGCAGCGTGGGCGGCACGCTCGGCGCGGTCGCCTTCCACGCGGGCGGCTGGGCCGGCACGGTCGTGATCGGTCTGGTGGCGGTGCTCGGCGTCGTGTCGATCACGCTGTACGGGACGCACAGCGCGCGCGTCGCGGCGCGGCAGCCGCGGGTGGCCCGGGCCTGA
- a CDS encoding ATP-binding protein, translating into MSKGIITALRFTSLRLRLVVVFALVALTAAVSASGIAYWLNREAVLKRTQDAALNDFRQEMQNRAATLPLRPTQEELRRTAEQMAGGSAGYSVLLIGERAAGKPIVGASDPDSFTLADVPRSLRTAVSTERPVTDANPYRYHLVWQRTQRGSTPYLVGGTKIDGGGPTGYMFKSLAAEKADLNSLSWSLGIATGLAVIGSVLLAQVAATTVLRPVHRLGEAARQLGEGKLDTRLRVSGADELADLSRTFNSAAESLQKKVADMSAREEASRRFVADMSHELRTPLTALTAVTEVLEDEQDGLDPMIAPAVALVVSETRRLNDLVENLMEVTRFDAGTARLVLDDVDIADQITACIDARAWLDAVDLDAERGIVARLDPRRLDVILANLIGNALKHGGSPVRVSVRTEGTGAEEELVISVRDHGPGIPVEVLPHVFDRFYKASASRPRSDGSGLGLSIAMENALIHGGSITAANSTDAEGRVDGAVFVLRLPRGEVEES; encoded by the coding sequence GTGAGCAAAGGGATCATCACGGCGCTCCGCTTCACCAGCCTGCGGCTCCGTCTCGTCGTCGTCTTCGCCCTGGTCGCGCTCACCGCGGCCGTGTCGGCCTCCGGCATCGCGTACTGGCTCAACCGCGAGGCCGTGCTCAAGCGCACCCAGGACGCGGCGCTCAACGACTTCCGGCAGGAGATGCAGAACCGGGCGGCGACGCTGCCGCTGCGGCCCACCCAGGAGGAGCTGCGGCGCACCGCCGAGCAGATGGCGGGCGGCAGCGCCGGCTACAGCGTGCTGCTGATCGGCGAGCGGGCGGCCGGCAAGCCGATCGTCGGCGCCTCCGACCCGGACAGCTTCACGCTCGCGGACGTGCCGCGGTCGCTGCGTACCGCGGTGTCGACCGAGCGGCCGGTCACGGACGCCAACCCGTACCGCTACCACCTGGTGTGGCAGCGCACCCAGCGCGGCTCGACGCCGTATCTGGTGGGCGGGACGAAGATCGACGGCGGCGGGCCGACCGGCTACATGTTCAAGTCGCTGGCGGCGGAGAAGGCCGACCTCAACTCGCTGTCCTGGTCGCTCGGCATCGCCACCGGCCTCGCCGTGATCGGCTCGGTGCTGCTCGCGCAGGTCGCGGCGACCACTGTGCTCCGTCCGGTGCACCGGCTCGGCGAGGCGGCCCGGCAGCTCGGCGAGGGCAAGCTCGACACCCGGCTGCGGGTCTCCGGCGCGGACGAACTGGCCGATCTGTCGCGGACCTTCAACAGCGCGGCGGAGTCGCTGCAGAAGAAGGTCGCGGACATGAGCGCGCGGGAGGAGGCGAGCCGCCGCTTCGTCGCCGACATGTCGCACGAGCTGCGCACCCCGCTGACCGCGCTGACCGCCGTGACCGAGGTCCTGGAGGACGAGCAGGACGGCCTGGACCCGATGATCGCGCCCGCGGTCGCGCTGGTCGTCAGCGAGACCCGGCGGCTCAACGACCTGGTGGAGAACCTGATGGAGGTGACCCGCTTCGACGCGGGCACCGCGCGCCTGGTCCTGGACGACGTGGACATCGCCGACCAGATCACCGCCTGCATCGACGCCCGGGCCTGGCTGGACGCGGTCGACCTGGACGCCGAGCGCGGCATCGTGGCCCGGCTCGACCCGCGCCGCCTGGACGTCATCCTGGCCAATCTGATCGGCAACGCGCTCAAGCACGGCGGTTCGCCGGTGCGGGTGTCGGTACGGACCGAGGGCACGGGGGCCGAGGAGGAGCTGGTGATCTCGGTGCGCGACCACGGGCCCGGCATTCCGGTGGAGGTGCTTCCGCACGTCTTCGACCGCTTCTACAAGGCCAGCGCCTCGCGGCCGCGTTCGGACGGCAGCGGCCTCGGTCTCTCCATCGCCATGGAGAACGCGCTGATCCACGGCGGTTCGATCACGGCCGCCAACTCCACGGACGCGGAAGGACGGGTGGACGGCGCGGTGTTCGTGCTGCGGCTGCCCCGGGGCGAGGTGGAGGAGAGTTGA
- a CDS encoding LysR family transcriptional regulator: protein MAHEYRSQHRLSSNSNEEDMGLLLAPRLAYFAAVARHEHVTRAAAEMGVPQSTLSRAMVRLEEDLGVALFARRGRTVSLTPAGRRFLTAADRALAEVERAADTVREDADPTAGRVAFGFLHTMGSETVPGLIRAFRVDHPKVRFTLVQNYGEAMIERLRAGDLDLCLTSPVPDAPDLVARRLDEQRLRLVVPDDHRLASRKRIRLAEAADETFVTLEPGYGLRRITDDLCAQAGFTPRVAFEGEEAETLRGLVAAGLGVALLPPPAVARPGVVELGVTSPRAAREIGVAWLDGHPDTPPVAAFKKFLLSKRGSLLPE, encoded by the coding sequence ATGGCGCATGAGTACAGGTCACAGCATCGGCTGTCATCGAACAGTAACGAAGAAGACATGGGACTGCTGCTCGCGCCCCGGCTCGCGTACTTCGCCGCCGTCGCCCGGCACGAGCACGTGACCAGGGCCGCGGCCGAGATGGGCGTGCCGCAGTCGACGCTGTCGCGGGCCATGGTCCGGCTCGAAGAGGACCTCGGCGTCGCGCTGTTCGCCCGCCGCGGGCGCACGGTCTCGCTCACCCCGGCCGGCCGCCGCTTCCTCACCGCCGCCGACCGCGCGCTCGCCGAGGTCGAGCGGGCCGCCGACACCGTACGGGAGGATGCCGACCCCACCGCCGGCCGGGTCGCCTTCGGCTTTCTGCACACCATGGGCTCGGAGACCGTGCCCGGCCTCATCCGGGCCTTCCGGGTCGACCACCCCAAGGTCCGCTTCACCCTGGTGCAGAACTACGGCGAGGCGATGATCGAACGCCTCCGGGCCGGCGACCTCGACCTCTGCCTCACCTCACCGGTGCCCGACGCCCCCGACCTGGTCGCCCGCCGGCTCGACGAACAGCGGCTGCGGCTCGTCGTCCCCGACGACCACCGGCTCGCGAGCCGCAAGCGCATCCGGCTCGCCGAGGCCGCCGACGAGACCTTCGTGACCCTCGAACCCGGCTACGGCCTCCGCCGCATCACCGACGACCTCTGCGCCCAGGCCGGCTTCACCCCACGCGTCGCCTTCGAGGGCGAGGAGGCGGAGACCCTGCGCGGCCTGGTCGCGGCGGGCCTCGGCGTGGCCCTGCTGCCGCCGCCGGCCGTCGCCCGCCCGGGCGTCGTCGAGCTCGGCGTCACCTCTCCCCGCGCGGCCCGCGAGATCGGCGTCGCCTGGCTGGACGGCCACCCCGACACCCCACCGGTGGCCGCCTTCAAGAAGTTCCTGCTGAGCAAACGGGGCAGCCTGCTACCGGAGTGA
- a CDS encoding SigE family RNA polymerase sigma factor codes for MNALHSTTSSAVVTRLHDVTRNTEKSGVAGGRGCARSVGRQYKAPYMVAVTDGGAAYGEVTGERSCSEAEFTAYVQERRASLYATAYHLTGDRFEAEDLLQSALFSTYRAWDRISDKAAVGGYLRRTMTNLHISAWRRRKLNEYPTEELPETVGETDAMRGTELRAVLWQALARLPELQRTMLVLRYYEGRTDPEIAEILDISVGTVKSSIWRSLRRLREDEVLSFGRDEEESFGELVA; via the coding sequence ATGAACGCACTGCACAGCACCACCTCCAGCGCAGTTGTCACGCGTCTCCACGACGTCACGCGGAACACCGAGAAGTCCGGCGTAGCGGGCGGGCGGGGGTGCGCTCGTAGCGTCGGGCGTCAGTACAAGGCGCCGTACATGGTCGCCGTGACTGACGGGGGAGCGGCGTACGGGGAGGTCACGGGGGAGCGTTCCTGCTCGGAGGCCGAGTTCACGGCCTACGTCCAGGAGCGCCGGGCCTCCCTGTACGCCACCGCCTACCACCTGACCGGCGACCGCTTCGAGGCCGAGGACCTGCTCCAGAGCGCGCTGTTCTCCACGTACCGCGCCTGGGACCGGATCAGCGACAAGGCCGCGGTCGGCGGCTACCTGCGCCGCACGATGACGAACCTGCACATCAGCGCCTGGCGCCGGCGCAAGCTCAACGAGTACCCGACCGAGGAGCTCCCGGAGACGGTGGGCGAGACGGACGCGATGCGCGGCACCGAACTGCGCGCGGTCCTCTGGCAGGCGCTGGCCCGTCTGCCCGAGCTCCAGCGCACGATGCTGGTGCTGCGCTACTACGAGGGCCGGACCGACCCGGAGATCGCGGAGATCCTGGACATCAGTGTCGGCACGGTGAAGTCGAGCATCTGGCGCTCGCTGCGGCGACTGCGCGAGGACGAGGTGCTGAGCTTCGGCCGTGACGAGGAGGAGTCCTTCGGCGAGCTCGTCGCCTGA
- a CDS encoding GNAT family N-acetyltransferase has product MSTPSDAPAADLAELRRIQGFLSEFTRRQAERTVGFPGGFAALDDTYALSHGNNHVLVDGTPAPETLPAVVDELMSHLAHRTVYIPDAAVAEACAGPLGAAGYTRATVLLMLHTGPVPELGGAREVELPALRGPVAESWRRFLPEAGEDVVHALVERRTARLRGADDVRFLASHDEFGEVASWADLYIDPATRVAQIEDLVTAGTHLGQGHAGVVLDTALRLAADAGCTTVFLTALTDDWPRHWYERRGFVAVGEVHCFERA; this is encoded by the coding sequence ATGAGCACCCCATCGGACGCGCCCGCCGCCGACCTCGCCGAACTGCGCCGGATCCAGGGCTTCCTGTCGGAGTTCACCCGGCGGCAGGCGGAGCGGACGGTCGGCTTCCCGGGCGGTTTCGCCGCGCTCGACGACACCTACGCACTGTCCCACGGCAACAACCACGTCCTGGTGGACGGCACGCCCGCCCCCGAGACCCTGCCCGCCGTGGTCGACGAGCTCATGTCCCATCTGGCGCACCGCACCGTCTACATCCCGGACGCGGCGGTCGCCGAGGCCTGCGCCGGACCGCTCGGCGCGGCCGGCTACACCCGTGCCACGGTCCTCCTCATGCTCCACACCGGCCCGGTCCCGGAGCTCGGCGGCGCGCGCGAGGTGGAGCTGCCGGCCCTGCGCGGCCCGGTGGCCGAGAGCTGGCGGCGCTTCCTGCCGGAGGCCGGGGAGGACGTGGTGCACGCCCTGGTCGAGCGCCGTACGGCCCGGCTGCGCGGCGCCGACGACGTGCGTTTCCTCGCCTCCCACGACGAGTTCGGCGAGGTCGCCTCCTGGGCCGACCTCTACATCGACCCGGCCACCCGCGTGGCCCAGATCGAGGACCTGGTCACCGCCGGTACGCACCTCGGCCAGGGCCACGCCGGAGTCGTCCTGGACACCGCCCTGCGCCTCGCCGCCGACGCCGGCTGCACCACGGTCTTCCTCACCGCCCTGACCGACGACTGGCCGCGCCACTGGTACGAGCGGCGCGGGTTCGTTGCGGTGGGCGAGGTGCACTGCTTCGAACGCGCGTAG
- a CDS encoding alpha/beta hydrolase encodes MAHNALVGPATSRTPRLGRPVAATTAVTEAGGVVLLLPDGETVSGRRASVRAHAAALPLGRRLARAGRADGLVAHVVRYRGRGWNGPDAQLAADARWAVAEAVRRYGDVPVCLVGRGMGARAALHAGGHPAVTAVLALAPWLPEEDRAAEPEPVRHLVGRRVLLVHGTNDARTDPELSYRFAERAKKSNRDTCRFEVHADGHALRQYQAEVQALAADFVLSALFAHPQSRPLADAMAAPPPLGLRMPLAAGFGTGRSLR; translated from the coding sequence ATGGCGCACAACGCACTTGTGGGACCGGCCACCTCCCGGACACCCCGGCTCGGCCGTCCCGTCGCGGCGACGACGGCGGTCACCGAGGCGGGCGGGGTGGTGCTGCTGCTCCCGGACGGCGAGACCGTGTCCGGGCGGCGGGCCTCGGTACGGGCGCACGCGGCGGCGCTGCCGCTCGGGCGGCGGCTCGCGCGGGCGGGGCGGGCGGACGGTCTGGTGGCGCACGTGGTGCGCTATCGGGGCCGCGGCTGGAACGGCCCGGACGCGCAGCTCGCGGCGGACGCCCGGTGGGCGGTCGCGGAGGCGGTACGGCGCTACGGCGACGTCCCGGTCTGCCTGGTCGGGCGCGGGATGGGCGCGCGGGCGGCGCTGCACGCGGGCGGGCACCCGGCGGTGACGGCGGTCCTGGCGCTCGCGCCGTGGCTCCCGGAGGAGGACCGCGCGGCCGAGCCGGAGCCGGTGCGCCACCTGGTGGGACGCCGGGTGCTCCTCGTACACGGCACCAACGACGCCCGTACGGATCCCGAGTTGTCCTACCGCTTCGCCGAGCGCGCCAAGAAGTCCAACCGCGACACCTGCCGCTTCGAGGTCCACGCGGACGGCCACGCGCTGCGCCAGTACCAGGCCGAAGTCCAGGCCCTGGCCGCGGACTTCGTCCTGTCGGCCCTCTTCGCCCATCCCCAGAGCCGCCCGCTCGCGGACGCGATGGCGGCGCCGCCGCCGCTGGGCCTGCGGATGCCGCTGGCGGCGGGCTTCGGCACGGGGCGGTCACTCCGGTAG